GCCCGTGGCATTGCCATACCAGTGGAAGTCCATCACATCTACGTATTGCCCGCCAAGGGCCTCAAGAATAGGTTTATAATGCTGATCGAAATTCGACAGGTAATCTGCCACCGGCGGCATACCCGGCACTCCGCCGATCAGGACCATACAGTCGGAGCACACCTCCTTGATCGCCGTATAGGTTATTCGCTGCAGGTCTGCAAAACCGCTTCTCAGGCTGCTAGGCTCGTTCCCTACCTGCCAATATTTGATGGGGCTGTGCAATCCCGACGCGGCATAAGAATCACCGCCATAGCGCCGCACCAGCGCCTTTACAAAGGCGACATATTTCTGCTCGTCCACGGGGAAATATGACCCTGCCAGACAGCGGCCTTCATCGATTGGCCCCTGTGGCGCAATGTTCGCCAGAATGTTCATTCCGGCCGGGACTCTGCTCCACTGTTGGTCATACCGCGTAAAATCGTAAGCCTCGCTCGCAAGATCGGGCTGGACCAGAAACCAATACGCATATACCCCATCTCGCGTCCATTTGACGCCGATGTTCGAAGCGTCCCCATACCCGTTACTGGTATATCCCTGTTTTGCAACCGAGGCTGGATGAAAACCAAAGGGACTTTCGATAACAGCGTCGCTAACAGTCAGGGTTGTGCTTCCTGCAATGTTCCCCGATGTCGCCGTAATGGTGGTCACGCCTGCGGTTGTTGCCGTTGCCAGACCGGTAATGTTAATAGTCGCAACCGCACTGTTTGAAGATGTCCAGGTTGCTGAACTGCTCAGGTCTTGGGTTGAACTGTCCGAATATGTCCCAATTGCCGTAAACTGTTGTGTATTCCCCACCGTGATACTCGGGTTGGCCGGTGTTACTATAATCGAGACCAACGTTGCAGATGTATTGTCACTTCCACTATCGCGGCCATTACCTCCGCCACCCCCGCAGGAACACAACATTACAGCAAGAAGCGCAGACAGGATTATTGTTACCCTCATTGTGCCCCCTCCTCTGCACGCTTTTTATCTAATCGGCATCATCTGCCAGGTTGAGGCCTTATCGGACCGTTGCGCTCATCCGCAGTCCTGGGAGAAAATCTCTGATCCCTGCTGCCAGGTCCGTCGCCCCTTCTTTCTCTTGCCTCATCGATAAGTTCCCGGATTTCCCTGTTGAATTCCTGCTGAAAGAGAACATACTTCGCCTGCTGCTCCAAAGACAGGATATTCCTGAGTTCAGCACGCTCCTCATCATTGGTCCGCTGCAACGCAGTATGGTTCTGTTCGAGACGATCGAGAGCAGCCTTCATCTTCGCCTCATTCTTTTCCTTCACCGCCGCTCTCAACTCGCGCATGCCCTCGCGAACCCCTGTCTCGGCCTCTGCCCTCTTCCTGTCGCAACTGTTGAGCACCGGAAACACCTGTGCCGAGATCTTCTCGTTGAGGTCAAGAGCGCTGGTCAGCTTCCACATTCTCATGGTCTCGATCTTTTTCCTGACCTTCTCCATCTGCTCCTTCGAAGGCGGTCTGTCCCGATCGTCAAAGGGCTCGGCAATCGCTGCCGCGGACCATGCCGTAAGAAACACAAACACCAGTAAGCCGGTAATCTTTCTATTCATTTTCATCCTCCTGTTTGATCTTTTGTCCGCAATGTCCTGTATAACGCAGAGAGTTCGTCCGAACTCAACGTTACAAATTCGCTGTGATATGATGGCGTCACGCCATCCAATAGAGCCACTTCTTCGGCAGTCAGCCAGCCTTTGTGTTTCGGTATCTGCCTTTCAGTAATATCGCCTAATTCAAGGAGAGAGTATTCAAGCGGATCGCGGAACAGGGGATCACGCTGAGGGGCCTGCCGCACCTGAAGCGAAAAAACAAAAAAAACCATAATGATCAGCATCAGTGCCGCCGCAAGCGGCAGCAGCCGCAAAAAGGAAAATCTCTTAGCAGACCGGCGGGCATGATCATCCCTGCTCAGGGCACGGATCTTCTGAGGAAGTGTCTTCCAGAACAGATCTCCGGGGTCAGGCGTCTCGCAGTCCCTCAAATCCTTTAACAGGACGAGCATTTCCACACATTCCGCGCATTGCCCCAGATGAGCCTCGACGCATTGTTTCTGGTCGTCCGTAAGCCGCGTCTCTGCATACTCGGGCAGCAGCCCTTCTATTTCATCATGAGACAGTGTCATGTCCCTTCTCCTTCATTGCATCACGAAGTTTTTGCAATCCATTATGGTAATGGGCCTTGACCGCACCTTCTGAGCATCCCATCACCCCTGCAGTCTCTTCACAGCTAAGTCCTTCATAGACCCTGAGCACGATCGTAAGCCTCTGGCGCTCTGGCAGCAGACCCAGAGCAGATCGCACGTCCAGTATCCTCTGCCTCTCCATGAGCAGGGACAGTGCCCCTTTTTGGTTGCATATGATCGTTTCTGTTATTTCGATCTCATCTTTCCGGCCCTGCCGGATCTGGTTCAGGCTCGCATGCGCCGCTATCTGATACAGCCAGGTCTTAAACGAAGATTGCCGCCTGAAATTCCGTATGCCGCCGATTACGTTCATAAAGGTCTTCTGGGTAAGATCCTTTGCCTCTTCCATGTCCCTCGTCATGCGATAGACAAACGCATAGATAACACGCTGATATTTCAGCACAATTTCTTCCATTGCCACATCGTCACCNNNNNNGCCGGCCATATATCGTTCGACAAGCCGAATATCATCATCCATCTGTATTCTTAGACCCCTCAGACAGGAAAAGGTTTAAACAAATAAAGCGGCCTTCTCAGAGACCTGCTATAGCTGTTATTGTTTATGGGACGCGGCAGGAAACATCTTGAAAAAATAAAAGGCAGGGGAAAGACTGGATAAACAGCCTTTCCCCTGCCTCGATACGATCACGTTTTTTTGATGATCTAACTGTCCGGATGGGCCTTCTTATAATCCCTCACCATTTCAGCCATCTTATCTTTAAGGTGAAGCTTTCTCTTTGCCAGCTTCTTGCGATCGAGGTCTTCCTCAGGCGTCAGGTAGACTTTCTTGTCAACTTCTATAAGCTGCATATCAAGGTCGTGGTGCTCATCACTCACTTTTCTGAACTCCTCGTTCTCCTGCGAAAGCTTAGCCATGATCTCCTGTTCTTTCACCTTTGCCTCCTCCTATTTCTCTATGATTTTGACCGTCATCTCCACTCTTTCATTAGGGTTGTCTCTCGCATCCCTGGGCTGGTTCACGATCTGATCGACAACATCCATGCCGGATACTACCTCGCCAAATACGGTGTACTGTCTGTCAAGAAACGAAGAATCCTTCACACAGATAAAAAACTGGGAACCTGCGCTATCAGGATTTGCTGACCGGGCCATCGAGAGGACGCCGCGTTTGTGAGGCTTATCACTAAATTCGGCCTTGACCGTATGGCCAGGGCCTCCCATGCCATGACTGGATTTATCAAGATTCCTGGAGTTCGGGTCTCCGCCCTGGATCATGAACCCCGGAATTACGCGATGAAAGGTCGTATTGTCGTAAAAACCCTTCCGGGCAAGCTCGATAAAATTGTTCACATGATTTGGGGCTATCTCCGGGAAGAACTTCAATTCAACTGCACCAAATTTTGTTTCAATAACTGCATGCGTATCTGCCATTCCTTCTTCTCCTCCTACTCAATCGTTAGCCTCTCTGGTATCAGGGCTTTTCCTCGATCACTTTGATTTTGATCTCTACCCGTTCGTTCGGATTGTTGGTACGCCGATCCTGGGGCAGCGTTGCGATCTTGTCCGCCACTTCCATGCCGCTCAGGACCTCGCCGAAGACGGTATATTGTCCGTCAAGTATAGCCTGCTGCCTCGGGTCCATATCAAAGCAGATAAAAAACTGGGAACCTGCGCTATTTGGATCGCTCATCCGGGCCATCGAAACGATGCCGCGTTTGTGAGGTTTCTTATTGAATTCAGCCTTGATCGTATATCCCGGCCCTCCTGTACCGTAGGCTGCACGCCTCGCCGGGTCCTTGCTGATCGGATCGCCGCCCTGGATCATAAAGCCTGCCATGACACGGTGAAATACTGTCCCGTCATAAAATCCGCTCTTTGCGAGTTCAAGAAAATTCTTTACATGCCCGGGCGCAACATCGGGGAAAAACTTCAGGGTCATATTGCCGAATTTTGTCTCGATGACCACCCTGGTTGCGGCCATTTTCTTTACTTCCTCTTTCGTAGCCGTGACAGATTTCACCTCTGCCGACACGGCTGCGGCATACATGCAGACGCAGAAAACCACCAATACATACAAAACTCTTTTCATGCGAATTGCTCTCCTTGTCCAGATAGTCCTGAATAATGCAGAAAATTCATATAGTGTCCCTATTGTAGCTCATTCAGGCAGATTCCTCAATAATCTTTTCTGCAAGCTTTGCCGAGTTCTCAATGCAGTCATTGACACTGATGCCGCGGTAGGCATTGCCCGTCAGGTAAAGGTTCTTCTGCTTTGCCAGTATCGCGTCAATGTTCCTCAGCCGCTCGGTATGTCCCACGGTGTACTGGGGGATTGCCATCTCGTGCCGGTATATGCGCACAAAATCAGGAGCAGCGGTGATCTTGATGATATCAGACAGTTCCTTTCTGATCGTCGCCAGCAATTGCGGTTCGGGCTGCATGGCAAGGTCAGAGGCCCTCGCACCACCAACCATGACCCGTAAAAGCGCATATCCTTCCGGCGCCCTGTTTTGGAAGATGCTGGAGTCATAGAGCGTACCCAGAATCTTCCGTTTTTCGCGGGATGGAATGAGATACCCAAAGGCATCGAGGTCTGCCGTGAACTTATCTTTCTTATATCCGAGACAGGCAACGGAGACCGAGGGATACGGTATTTCAGATAACGTGTTGGAGAGTTTTTTGTCGATATTTTTCATCATCTCTGAAGCCGCATATGCGGGTGAGGCAACAATGACCGTCTCTGCCTCAAAGGAAGAGCTGTCGGCAAAATGAATGGTATAACTGCTGCCTTTTTTTTCGATCGAGACCGCCCGGTAACCGAGACGGAGCCTGTCACCGAGAACCGCCTTGAGAGTTCGGATCAGTTCTCCCATACCGTCAAAGAATGAAGTAAGTATGCCGGCCGGCCCAGCTCCGACCTTTTCAGATGATCCCTGTTTTTTCTTTTCCTGCTGGAGTTTCAGCATGCCCCGGATGAGACCGCCGTATTTCTTTTCCAGGTCATAGACTCTGGGAAAGCATGCCCTGAGGCTCAGGGTCTCAGGATTTCCGGCATAAATGCCGGACGCCATGGGATCGATCAGTTTCTCATAGGCCTCTCTGCCCAACCTTCTCCGCGCAAACTCTGCAAGGGTCTCTTCTTCCTTTGCATTCCCTGCAATGAACGGTTCAGCCATGACCCTCAACCTGCCCGGCAGACTCAGGAGTTTCGAAAAGAGAAATGCCGGCGGAGACTCAGGCAGCCGATGAAGCACTCCGTTTGAGAAGATAAACCGCTTCCGTGATGCATCGTTGCTGCGCATGGGCTCAAGAGCCAGTTTCTTTGAAAGTTCGAGCGTCTTCGGCTTATTGTCAAGAAAACCGTTCACCCCCCATTCACAGAGAAAACCCTCTGCCTTGTCCGACCATATTTTCCCGCCGGGCCGCTGCTCAGCTTCAAAAATCGTTATATCAGCTTCGGCGTCTTTTTCAAGAAGAAACCAGGCAAGCGAAAGCCCTGATATGCCGCCACCGATAATCGCTATTCTTTCCATCCTGCCTCCTCCATTCCGTGAACAACAATATCAGCCAGAGCTGAAATAAACGTCGGCGAGAGGTTCAAAGATTCTGCCCGCTCAAGCCGTATGCCAAGCAATGCTGCCATCTCCCGGTAAAGCATATCAATTTCATACAGGGTCTCAATATGGTCAGAAACAAAGCTGATCGGGACCGCAAGGACGTTCTTTATCCCCTTTGAGGCCATCTCCTCAAGCATCTGCTCGGTAGAGGGCTCCAGCCAGGCCACAGGTCCGCTCTTTGACTGATACGAGAGTTTCCAGGGATTGCCGAACCTCGCGGTCACCGCTTTTATCGTTGCCATGATATGGTCTACATAGGGATCACCTTCATCCACAAACTTCTTCGGAAGACTATGTGCGCTGAAAAGCAGATGCACGTCTGTTGGCTTGATCCCAGGAGTCAGGGATGAAGAACAAAATAGTGCCAGCCCCTTCGCTATCTTTTCTGCAAGCGCATCGATATAACGCGGCTGATCGTACCAGGACATGATATGATGGGTTCTGATCGACGGGTAGGCGGTCAAAACCCTCCTGAGTTCAGAAAGCGACGATGCGGTAGTTGCGACAGAGTAGTGGGGATAGAGACTGAGAACCACGACCTTATCAATACCTTCTGCAGAAATACGACTGACCGCATCTTTGGTAAAGGGATGCCAGTATCGCATGCCGACAACGACCTTGAATTCTGTCTTACGGCCATGGGAGGCTGACTCCTCATTCAACGATGTTTCAAGGGCCTTTGCCTGATCATCCGTAATTTCCCTGATCGGTGATTTTCCCCCAATGAGCGCATAGGCAGCCTTTGTCTTGGCTGACCGCAGGGAGGAGATCAAAAAAGCAAGAGGCTTCTGAAGAAACACCGGACCAAGTCTTATGATCTCTCTGTCGGAAAAGAGGTTGTACAAAAAAGGCTGAACAGCCGCAAGTGAATCAGGGCCACCGAGATTGAGGAGCAGAACTCCAATGGAACGCTTCGTAGCCGCTTCCAAGGTCAGTCTTGATATCCTTCAAATATTCGGTCAAATTCGTCTGCAGCTTCGGCAAAGACATCGAGAATCCTGGGGTCAAAATGCTCAGGTTTCGTCCGGCCATCACCTTTCACGATAATGTTAAAGGCCTGTTCATGACTGAAGGGCGGCTTGTAGGGACGCTTGGACCGAAGCGAGTCATACTGATCGACGATATTCATGATCCTTCCCATAAGGGGAATATCCTCACCCTTGAGCCCTCGCGGATAACCGGTCCCATCCCATCGCTCATGATGCGTGAGAGCCACCACCTCTGCAGCAGAGAGGAATTCAGAAGAAGACTTTGAGAGTATCCTGGCGCCGATGGTCGTATGCGACTTGATAATTTCGAACTCCTCAGGCGTCAGCTTTCCCGGTTTCAGAAGAATATTGTCCGGAATTCCGATCTTGCCGATATCGTGCATAGGGCCTGCGTAAAAAATGGTCTCGCAAAAATCGCCCGCCTGCCCCAACTGCTCGGCCAGGATCCTGCAATAATAACTTATGCGTTTGATATGCGTTGCAGTATCCTCGTCCTTGAACTCGGCAGCAAGAGTGAGCCGATGGATCGTCTCGATATAGCTGCTTTTTATCTCCTGGTGGGCAGATTCGATATCGTCCATTGCAATCTGCAGCTCATAGGTCCTGTTCCTGACTTCCTGCTCAAGCCGCTGATTATGGCTGAGCATGAAGTCCTCATAATCCTTGATTCTCAGCAGATTTTTTACCCGGAGGATCAATTCGATTCTATCGATCGGTTTGGTCAGAAATTCATTCGCCGAGACCTCAAGCCCCCTCAGCTTTGATTCTCTGTCACTGAGTGCGGTAACGATCACAACCGGGATGTTTGCCGTTTCAGCGTCGTTCTTGATCAGACTGCAGGCCTCGTATCCGTCCATGTCGGGCATCATGATGTCCAGCAGCACCAGGTCAGGGAAAAGAGCCTTTACCTTCTCGACCGCCTCCCTGCCGTTTGAGGCTGTTTCGGCCTCATATCCCTCTGCCCTCAAGAGGGAACTGAGCAGCTTGACATTCTGCTCTTCGTCGTCGACCACCAGAATTTTCTTTTTATCTCCCATAGACCATGCCTTCCTTCACGCCGCATCTCCCCGATTCTTCTAAGCCTACCATGTCAGGGCCGCTGTGGCAATACGAAAATAAACCTGTTGCCGGCGGACAATCCATCATCAGGGGACTCTGCCGGCACCCCCTCGGCCCATATCCTGCCCCCATGGAGTTCCACATACCTTTTGCTCAGGAGAAGTCCTACATTGTCCTGTTTTCTCTCAATCGTGGTATCAAATTGTTTATAGGGATCAAAGAACCTCACGCGCTCTGTATCGGTTATAGCCGGACGAGAATCCGTGATCGCGACCTTAATGCAATCCCGCTCAGGAAGCAACGGCAACCGATCGGCCGTCGCAGATGCTTCCTGATTGCCGGAAATATCAGCAGGGCTGCAGCTTACCCGGGCAGTCTCTATCAGGATAGTCCCCTTGTCAGGCGTTGCATTAATAGCATCCGTAAGCAGGTTTACAAAGACCTGTTTGATTTTGCTTTCGTCAACGGTCAATAATCGTGCATCCTCGGCGACGGTTACGGATATGTCTATCCGGTGTTTTTTTGCCTTCTCCCGAAAGATATAGAGGGCATTGTTCATGATATCGCTGATATTGTATTCGCCATAACAAAGCTCTATACCGCCCGTCTCCATCTTGCTCAGATCCAGGACCTCATTAATCAGCTTCAGGAGCTTCAGGCCGCTTTGATAAATGTATTCAAGGTATTCCTTGTGGTCAGCCCGAATCTCACCATAAATGCCCTGGGACATTGCTTCGGAAAACCCGATAATTGCGTTCAGAGGAGTCCGCAGGTCATGGGACATATTCGCCAGGAAGGCGGACTTTGCCATATTAGCGCTCTCGGCAAGCAATTTTGCATCTTCCAGCTCCCGGGTTCTGCTCTTGACCTTGGCGTCAAGGTCTGTCAGCAGCGTCAGATTTTCGATCGCGATCGCCGCCTGGTTTGCATAAACCTGGCATAGTTCCACCTTGTCGGGTGTAAAATAGCCGAGCTTATCACTGTAAAAATTCAGAACTCCGATAACTGCCGTGCCGCCGCAGATAAGGGGTACGGACAACATGGAGCCATATTCTTTTTTCCCCGCATCACTGAGCCACGGCGTAAATATCGGATCGTTCTTTATATCGTTGATGATCTGAGGGATATTGAGCCGGATCGCTGTACCGATTGCCCCTCTGCCGGTAGGGGAATCATCCCACGTAATGGTACTATTGTTAAGGCAGCCTTCTTCAAAGCCGGCATACGCAACCGGTGCAACACTATAATTGCCCTCGTGAAGCAGTCCGAGCCAGACCATCCTGAAGTCAAAGAGTGCCCTGGCATTTTCGCAGATCGCCTTATACAACGGCAATTCATCAGTAAACCCGACAATGGCGTTCGACGCATTATTGAGCGCCAGGACATTGTCAGAGCGCTGCCTGATTTCATGAAAAGCGTCCTTCAGCCTGGCAGTCATCTCATTGAACCGTTCGGCAAACTGACCCATCTCGTCCTGGTTTGTCACCTCTATGCAGACATCAAAATTCCCCTTCCTGATTTCGTGCGCCGCATGGGCAAAACTTCTCAACGGTTTGACAATATTCTGCCTGATATACATGATTGTGATGATGGTTGCGGCACAGAATATTCCGAGAACGTAGAGCCTGAAAATATCGAACTTCCGGATATCTTCCTCATAATTTGCAAGAAGAAAACTCACCAGACGGTCAACATGGGCATTATACTGATAAATCTTAGAGTCATATAAACGCAATAAATCCCTGGCATCGCTTTCAGAAACAGTGGAGGGCAACTCAATGATCTTCACAACCAGGGGTTTCATCTCACCCTGCCATTTATCGGTCACTGCATTAAAAAGGGCAAGGATTTCAGGGCTTATTAGCGGCTTCAAATCCAGTTTCTTATTGCCTTCCTTCAGGTAACGGGCAGTAGTGTCATAATTATCCAGAATCGATCTGAGTTCGTTGACAAAATCCGTCCGTTTTTTTTCATCGAGCCTTTCGACATCCCGCTCGACCAGGCGTTCGAGCATCCATGCGATCTCAAAGGGTTTGGATTTAAACTGGCCGGCAAGGTCGATACCAGCTGCTTTGCCTTTCATGTTGTGGGTAAAAACAAAGTCAGAATAGGTATCAATGGCAAGAAAGAGAAGCAGAATTATGCTGATGACAACAAACTGCCGCGTCAGCGTTCCGAAGAAATTCATGAATCGTATCTATCCTCTGCCCCTGCTCACGATACAGGAGACGTTGTGATCATTACTCTTTTCTGCCGTATTTGTGCACAGCCTCAACCATAGCGATTGCATTTTCAACCGGCGTTTCTGGCAAAATACCGTGTCCAAGATTGAAAATATGCCCTCTCGCAGGTTCTGCCTTGAAAAGAATATCCTTTACCCGCTCCTCGATATGCTCCTTAGGCGCAAAGAGCACCAGAGGGTCAAGGTTTCCCTGGATCGAATATTTCTTGCCCAGTTTCTTTGCAGCCTTCGCCATGTCAACGCGCCAGTCAATACCGATGACATCAGCCCCGCATTTCTTGACGATCTTGAGCAGTCCGGAGCAGTCGTTCACAAAATAGATGACCGGCACGTCGAATTTCTTCAGCGCCTTGATCGCCGACTTCACAAACGGAAATATCATATTTTCGTAGTCATAGGGCGCAAGAATACCTGCCCAGGAATCGAAGAGCTGCACCGCCTGAGCACCTGCATTGATCTGTGCCGAGAGATATTCAATGACCGTAGCAGTAATCTTTTCCATGAGGGCCTTGAAGAGACCGGGGTTCTGATACATCATCTTCTTCGTATGCATGAAGTTCTTTGAACTGCCGCCTTCTATAATATACGTAGCAAGCGTCCAGGGCGCGCCGGAAAAACCGATAAGCGGCACCTTCAGTTCCTTCCGCAGGAGCTTTATGGTATCGAGCACAAAAGGCATGCTGTCTTCCGTGTCAGGGATGACCAGCTTGTCAACACCTGCCTTGGTCCTGACCGGGTCTGCAAGGATAGGCCCTTTCTTGTCATGAAACTCAAGCGGCATGCCCATCGCCTCCACCGCAATAAGGATGTCGGAAAAAAGGATCGCGGCATCAACACCAAGGATATCGACCGGCTGAAGTGTCACCTTGGCTGCAAGTTCCGGGGTTTTGCAGAGAGTCAGGAAGTCAACCTTGGAGCGCACCTCCTGGTATTCCGGCAGATACCTGCCGGCCTGTCTCATAAGCCATACCGGCGTATAGTCAACCTTCTCTCCACGGCATGCCCTTAAAAATGTATCGTTCATTTTTCCACCTTTTCCCTTTCAAGTCTTTTCGGTTTATAACTGCAGAATGGTTCTTCTTCGAGATAGTCTCCGTACACAGAATATGCCCGGGCCCTGCATCCGCCGCAGACATTCACATATTCACAGGCGCCGCACCTGCGCTTGTATTTCTTGAAATCACGGAGGGCCTTGAAGAGTTCAGAACCCTCCCAGATCTCCTTGAATGATTTTTCTCTGACGTTGCCTGCAGGCAGGTTGAAGTAGCTGCAGGGCAGGACATTGCCGTCAACATCGATCAGGCAGATGAGCTGGCCGGCAAGACATCCCTTGGACCCGCCGGTCGAAAATTTAAGGGTCCTCTTCTTGAACTTCTCGCCGTCCTCTTTTGCCCTCTGGAGCGTCACGCGGTAATAATGAGGTGCACAGGTAGGTCTGACCAGAAGAAGGTCCTCTTCCTTTTCCATGTCATAGTGCCAGTCCAGGATCTTGTCATAATCCTCTTTGGAGATGAGTTCGTTCATGATCTCCTCGCCCCTGCCTGTCGGAACGATCATGAACATGTACCATGCGGTGGCGCCAAGCTCCTTTGCAAGTTTATATACCTGCGGGATCTGTTCCTGGTTCCTCTTGGTGAATGACGAGTTGATGATGAACTCGATACCGTGTTTTTTGAAAAGCTTTGCAGCGTTAATAGTCCCTGCAAACGCGCCTTTTTCATTCCTGAAATCGTCATGCACAGTCGCGTCAGCACCGTCAAGACTGAGAGAGACAATCCTGAATTCCGGACTGTTTGATCTTATCGCAGATCTCGTCAGTCACGAGCGTGCCGTTCGTTGCAAGGCACATTCTGAGACCTTTGCCGGTGCCGTACTGCGCGATCTCAAAAACATCTTTTCTCGTAAGAGGCTCTCCGCCAGAAAGAACGACAACCGGCTTGGCA
This genomic window from Nitrospirota bacterium contains:
- a CDS encoding uroporphyrinogen decarboxylase yields the protein MNDTFLRACRGEKVDYTPVWLMRQAGRYLPEYQEVRSKVDFLTLCKTPELAAKVTLQPVDILGVDAAILFSDILIAVEAMGMPLEFHDKKGPILADPVRTKAGVDKLVIPDTEDSMPFVLDTIKLLRKELKVPLIGFSGAPWTLATYIIEGGSSKNFMHTKKMMYQNPGLFKALMEKITATVIEYLSAQINAGAQAVQLFDSWAGILAPYDYENMIFPFVKSAIKALKKFDVPVIYFVNDCSGLLKIVKKCGADVIGIDWRVDMAKAAKKLGKKYSIQGNLDPLVLFAPKEHIEERVKDILFKAEPARGHIFNLGHGILPETPVENAIAMVEAVHKYGRKE